A single region of the Marinobacter salinus genome encodes:
- the topA gene encoding type I DNA topoisomerase → MGKSLVIVESPAKAKTINKYLGSDFIVKSSVGHIRDLPVSGSGSQTDPKERARQAALTRKMSPDEKAVHKKRKAREQLVARMGVDPDHNWDARYEILPGKEKVVSELKRLAKSADYIYLATDLDREGEAIAWHLQQTIGGEPEKYRRVVFNEITKRAIQEAFNDPGNLDNNRVNAQQARRFLDRVVGYMVSPLLWAKIARGLSAGRVQSVAVRLIVEREREIRKFVPEEFWQLHADLASSQAENPVRFEVTRHADKPYRPVNESQSREHVERLKTGTFKVAKREDKPTKSRPSAPFITSTLQQAASNRMGFSVKKTMMLAQRLYEAGFITYMRTDSTNLSQDAIAGCRDYIKKQFGDRYLPENQRVYGSKEGAQEAHEAIRPTEVSRRPSDISGLEKDAEKLYDLIWRQFIACQMADAEFLSTSIVVANGEYELRTRGRIIKFDGFLKAAPQASKKDEDIALPDIKVDEVLSMKKLDPSQHFTKPAPRYTEASLVKELEKQGIGRPSTYASIISTIQDRGYVRLQNRRFYAEKMGEIVTERLSESFPNLMDFDFTARMEGELDEIAEGDVEWKAVLNDFYGKFRQQLETAESTDEGGMRANSPTETDIPCPSCGRNMQIRVASTGVFLGCSGYSLPPKERCKTTINLVSGDEVVSADEDVEGEGETRLLRMKRRCPKCGTAMDSYLIDETRKLHVCGNNPDCSGYEVEKGTFRIKGYDGPTLECDKCGSEMQLKTGRFGKYFGCTNDECKNTRKLLKSGEPAPPKMDPVPMPELQCQKVDDTYVLRDGASGLFLAASKFPKNRETRPPLVKEIKPHRKEIDPKHDYLMDAPETDPEGNPTVIRYSRKSKEQYVMSEKDGKATGWSAWYVNGKWQPREK, encoded by the coding sequence ATGGGTAAAAGTCTCGTAATTGTCGAGTCACCAGCGAAAGCGAAGACCATCAACAAATACCTGGGCTCCGACTTCATCGTGAAGTCGAGTGTTGGGCACATCCGTGATCTTCCCGTGAGTGGCAGTGGGTCCCAGACAGATCCAAAAGAGCGTGCCAGGCAAGCCGCACTCACTCGAAAAATGAGCCCTGACGAAAAGGCGGTTCATAAAAAGCGTAAGGCCCGTGAACAGTTGGTGGCCCGGATGGGTGTGGACCCGGATCACAACTGGGACGCCCGCTACGAGATCCTTCCCGGCAAGGAAAAAGTGGTCAGTGAACTTAAACGGCTGGCTAAATCCGCTGATTATATCTACCTTGCGACGGATTTGGACCGCGAGGGGGAGGCCATCGCCTGGCACCTCCAGCAGACTATTGGTGGCGAGCCGGAAAAGTACCGTCGGGTTGTATTCAACGAGATAACCAAGCGCGCTATCCAGGAGGCGTTCAACGATCCCGGGAACCTCGACAATAACCGTGTCAATGCACAGCAGGCCCGCCGCTTTCTGGATCGCGTCGTCGGTTACATGGTGTCACCGCTTCTGTGGGCAAAGATAGCCCGCGGTCTGTCCGCTGGCCGGGTTCAATCCGTAGCCGTACGTTTGATCGTCGAGCGCGAGCGTGAAATCCGGAAATTTGTCCCGGAGGAGTTCTGGCAGTTGCATGCGGACCTGGCGTCTAGCCAGGCGGAGAATCCGGTGCGCTTTGAGGTTACGCGACACGCGGACAAACCATACCGGCCGGTCAACGAGAGCCAGAGCCGCGAGCATGTCGAGCGCCTGAAGACAGGCACCTTCAAGGTTGCCAAACGAGAGGATAAGCCGACCAAGTCGCGCCCTTCAGCACCTTTTATTACCTCGACGCTTCAGCAGGCAGCCAGCAACCGTATGGGCTTCAGTGTCAAGAAGACTATGATGCTCGCCCAGAGGCTTTATGAGGCGGGCTTCATTACCTATATGCGTACTGATTCGACCAATCTGAGTCAGGACGCCATCGCCGGTTGCCGGGATTACATCAAAAAACAGTTTGGCGATCGCTACCTGCCAGAAAATCAGCGGGTATACGGCAGCAAGGAGGGTGCGCAGGAGGCTCACGAGGCGATCCGGCCGACAGAGGTCAGCCGTCGCCCCTCCGACATCAGTGGGCTTGAGAAAGACGCAGAGAAGCTCTACGACCTGATCTGGCGTCAGTTTATTGCCTGCCAGATGGCCGATGCAGAGTTCCTGAGTACTTCGATAGTGGTCGCCAACGGCGAGTATGAGCTACGTACCCGTGGTCGGATCATCAAGTTCGACGGTTTTCTCAAGGCTGCGCCCCAGGCTTCGAAGAAGGATGAAGACATCGCCTTGCCGGATATCAAGGTTGATGAAGTCCTCAGTATGAAAAAGCTGGACCCGAGTCAGCATTTCACCAAGCCGGCTCCGCGTTACACAGAGGCGAGCCTGGTCAAAGAGCTCGAGAAGCAGGGTATCGGGCGCCCGTCTACCTATGCGTCGATCATATCCACGATTCAGGATCGCGGATATGTGCGGCTTCAGAACCGACGTTTCTACGCCGAGAAAATGGGTGAGATCGTTACAGAGCGTTTGTCGGAATCCTTCCCGAATCTGATGGACTTCGATTTTACCGCTAGGATGGAGGGTGAGCTGGATGAGATCGCCGAGGGCGATGTGGAATGGAAGGCCGTCCTGAACGATTTCTATGGCAAGTTCCGTCAGCAGCTTGAAACCGCTGAAAGCACAGATGAAGGCGGGATGCGGGCCAACTCCCCTACAGAAACCGACATTCCATGCCCGAGTTGTGGCCGCAATATGCAAATTCGTGTCGCGAGCACCGGGGTTTTCCTGGGATGTTCGGGGTATTCGCTGCCGCCCAAGGAACGCTGCAAGACCACCATCAATCTGGTTTCCGGTGATGAAGTCGTCAGCGCTGACGAAGATGTGGAAGGCGAGGGCGAAACGCGATTACTGCGGATGAAGCGCCGTTGTCCCAAGTGCGGCACGGCCATGGACAGCTACCTCATTGATGAAACCCGAAAGTTGCACGTGTGTGGCAATAATCCGGATTGTTCCGGCTATGAGGTCGAGAAGGGCACGTTCCGGATTAAGGGTTACGATGGGCCGACGCTTGAATGTGATAAGTGTGGGTCCGAGATGCAGCTGAAGACCGGGCGTTTTGGCAAGTATTTTGGATGCACCAATGACGAGTGCAAAAATACCCGTAAGCTCCTGAAAAGCGGTGAGCCCGCGCCTCCCAAAATGGATCCGGTACCAATGCCGGAATTGCAGTGTCAGAAGGTTGATGACACCTACGTTCTCCGTGACGGCGCGTCGGGTCTGTTTCTGGCGGCCAGCAAGTTTCCCAAAAATCGCGAAACCCGTCCGCCATTGGTGAAAGAGATCAAGCCCCATCGCAAGGAGATTGATCCGAAACACGATTACCTGATGGATGCGCCGGAAACGGATCCGGAAGGAAATCCTACGGTCATTCGCTACAGCCGAAAGTCCAAGGAGCAGTACGTGATGTCTGAGAAGGATGGCAAAGCGACTGGTTGGTCAGCCTGGTACGTGAACGGAAAATGGCAGCCACGGGAGAAATAG
- the fadA gene encoding acetyl-CoA C-acyltransferase FadA, with amino-acid sequence MSLNPRDVVVVDCVRTPMGRAKNGCFRNVRAETLSAALIEALFERNPKLDPKEVEDVIWGCVNQTKEQGFNVARQISLLTRIPHESAAQTVNRLCGSAMSAIHTAAQAIQTGNGDMFMVGGVEHMGHVPMTEGFDHNPAASKYSAKASNMMGLTAEMLAKMHGITREQQDEFGARSHRLAHEATVEGRFKNEIVPIEGHDENGFKVLIEADETIRPETTAESLGQLRPAFDPKNGTVTAGTSSQLTDGAAAMVLMSAERAEALGLKPIAKILSMAVAGCDPAIMGYGPVPATKKALKRAGLKVEDIDFWELNEAFAGQSLPVLKDLKLLGVMEEKVNLNGGAIALGHPLGCSGARISTTLLNVMQAKGGKLGVSTMCIGLGQGIATVWERL; translated from the coding sequence ATGAGCCTTAATCCGAGAGACGTTGTCGTCGTCGATTGCGTGCGGACTCCGATGGGTCGTGCCAAGAATGGTTGCTTCCGTAACGTGCGCGCAGAGACATTGTCGGCTGCGCTGATCGAAGCACTGTTTGAGCGCAACCCGAAGCTCGACCCGAAAGAAGTTGAAGATGTGATTTGGGGCTGTGTGAACCAGACCAAAGAGCAGGGCTTTAACGTGGCGCGGCAGATTTCCCTGCTGACCCGTATCCCTCATGAGTCAGCAGCACAGACCGTGAACCGTCTGTGTGGTTCTGCCATGTCCGCGATTCATACCGCTGCCCAGGCTATCCAGACCGGTAACGGCGATATGTTCATGGTGGGCGGGGTAGAGCACATGGGTCACGTACCCATGACTGAAGGCTTTGACCACAATCCCGCAGCTTCCAAGTACTCTGCCAAAGCGTCCAATATGATGGGCCTGACGGCAGAAATGCTTGCCAAAATGCACGGTATTACCCGTGAGCAGCAGGACGAGTTTGGCGCCCGATCGCACCGACTGGCCCACGAAGCGACCGTTGAAGGCCGTTTCAAGAACGAAATCGTGCCCATCGAAGGCCACGACGAGAATGGCTTCAAGGTGCTGATCGAAGCGGACGAAACCATTCGTCCGGAGACAACTGCTGAGTCCCTCGGCCAGCTGCGTCCAGCCTTCGATCCGAAGAACGGTACCGTTACTGCCGGTACGTCTTCGCAGCTGACTGACGGTGCCGCTGCCATGGTGCTGATGTCTGCTGAACGTGCTGAAGCCCTTGGCCTGAAGCCGATCGCCAAGATTCTCAGCATGGCCGTTGCCGGTTGTGATCCCGCGATCATGGGTTATGGCCCGGTTCCGGCCACCAAGAAGGCGCTTAAGCGCGCAGGCCTGAAAGTCGAAGATATCGACTTCTGGGAACTGAACGAAGCTTTTGCGGGGCAGTCACTGCCTGTTCTGAAGGACCTGAAACTCCTGGGCGTGATGGAAGAGAAAGTAAACCTGAATGGCGGTGCGATTGCTCTGGGCCACCCACTGGGATGCTCTGGTGCACGTATCTCCACGACCCTGCTGAACGTGATGCAGGCCAAAGGCGGTAAACTTGGTGTTTCTACCATGTGTATCGGTCTTGGTCAGGGTATTGCAACGGTTTGGGAGCGTCTCTGA
- the fadB gene encoding fatty acid oxidation complex subunit alpha FadB — protein sequence MIYEGKAITVKEIDGGIAQLNFDLQGESVNKFNRLTIEELRAATDALKAQKNLKGLVVTSSKDSFIVGADITEFTELFAGPEEDLVANNLKANDVFNDVEDLPFPTVTAINGMALGGGFEMCLATDYRVMDPKAKVGLPEVKLGIFPGFGGTVRLSRLVGVDNAVEWISGGTENRADAALKVGAVDAVVDGDKLVDAAVAIINQCNEGKLDNQARREEKKGKIKLNAMESMMAFEISKAFVAGKAGKNYPAPVEAIKVMQKHAGMTRDKAIEVEAKGFAKMAKTNVAACLVGLFLNDQELKKKAKAWEKEANDVNLAAVLGAGIMGGGVAFQSALKGTPIIMKDINQDGIKLGLEEAKKLLSKRVAKGKMDAGKMADVLNSITPTLNYGDFKNVDLVVEAVVENPKVKDAVLRETEEAVREDAILTSNTSTISINLLAKNLKRPENFCGMHFFNPVHMMPLVEVIRGEKTSDRAIATTVAYAKAMGKTPIVVNDCPGFLVNRVLFPYFGGFAGLVRDGADFQKVDKVMEKFGWPMGPAYLLDVVGMDTAKHANEVMAEGFPDRMKDENKSAIDVMFENNRYGQKNDKGFYKYETDKKGKPKKVVDEETYKLIEPVVQGKKDFDEEDIIARMMIPLCLETVRCLEDGIVEDPADADMGLIFGIGFPPFRGGALRYIDDMGVDQFVELADKYADLGPLYHPTEKLREMAKTGKKFFG from the coding sequence ATGATTTACGAAGGTAAAGCCATCACGGTTAAAGAGATCGACGGCGGGATCGCTCAGTTGAACTTTGACTTGCAGGGCGAGTCAGTCAACAAGTTCAACCGTCTCACTATTGAAGAGCTCCGCGCCGCGACTGACGCATTGAAAGCGCAGAAGAATCTGAAGGGCCTGGTGGTAACCAGCTCCAAGGACAGCTTTATTGTTGGTGCTGACATTACCGAATTCACCGAGCTTTTTGCTGGCCCGGAAGAGGATCTGGTAGCCAACAACCTCAAGGCCAACGACGTTTTCAACGATGTCGAAGACCTCCCGTTCCCGACCGTAACCGCCATTAACGGTATGGCGTTAGGCGGCGGGTTCGAGATGTGTCTTGCCACTGATTACCGGGTCATGGACCCGAAGGCAAAAGTTGGCCTGCCGGAAGTCAAGCTGGGTATTTTCCCCGGTTTTGGCGGTACTGTTCGTTTGTCTCGTCTGGTCGGTGTTGATAACGCGGTTGAGTGGATCAGTGGCGGAACCGAGAACAGGGCCGATGCGGCTCTGAAAGTCGGTGCTGTTGATGCAGTCGTTGACGGCGACAAACTGGTCGATGCGGCGGTTGCCATCATCAATCAGTGCAACGAAGGAAAGCTGGACAATCAGGCCCGTCGTGAAGAGAAGAAAGGCAAGATCAAACTGAATGCCATGGAAAGCATGATGGCATTCGAGATCTCCAAGGCGTTTGTCGCCGGCAAGGCGGGCAAGAATTACCCGGCGCCGGTTGAAGCCATCAAGGTCATGCAGAAGCATGCTGGCATGACTCGCGACAAGGCGATTGAAGTTGAAGCCAAAGGTTTCGCCAAGATGGCGAAAACCAACGTTGCTGCGTGTCTGGTCGGACTGTTCCTGAACGATCAGGAGCTCAAGAAGAAAGCCAAGGCGTGGGAAAAAGAAGCCAACGATGTCAATCTGGCCGCGGTACTGGGCGCAGGCATCATGGGGGGCGGTGTCGCTTTCCAGTCGGCGCTGAAAGGCACGCCGATCATCATGAAGGACATCAATCAGGACGGCATCAAGCTGGGTCTGGAAGAGGCCAAGAAGCTGCTCTCCAAGCGCGTAGCCAAGGGCAAGATGGACGCCGGCAAGATGGCGGACGTGCTCAACAGCATCACACCGACCCTGAACTACGGCGATTTCAAGAACGTCGATTTGGTGGTTGAAGCTGTCGTTGAGAACCCGAAGGTTAAAGATGCGGTTCTGCGCGAGACTGAAGAAGCGGTTCGTGAGGATGCGATACTCACCTCCAATACCTCTACCATTTCCATCAACCTTCTGGCCAAAAACCTGAAGCGTCCGGAAAACTTCTGCGGTATGCACTTTTTCAACCCGGTGCACATGATGCCGTTGGTTGAGGTGATTCGCGGCGAGAAAACAAGTGACCGCGCTATCGCGACCACGGTGGCTTACGCCAAGGCCATGGGCAAGACTCCGATCGTTGTGAACGACTGCCCGGGCTTCCTGGTGAACCGGGTGCTGTTCCCGTACTTCGGCGGCTTTGCCGGACTGGTTCGCGATGGCGCGGATTTCCAGAAAGTCGACAAGGTCATGGAAAAGTTTGGCTGGCCCATGGGCCCCGCGTACCTGCTGGACGTGGTGGGCATGGATACCGCCAAGCACGCCAACGAAGTGATGGCCGAAGGCTTCCCGGATCGCATGAAGGACGAGAACAAGTCTGCCATTGATGTGATGTTCGAGAATAACCGTTACGGTCAGAAGAATGACAAGGGTTTCTACAAGTACGAAACCGACAAGAAGGGCAAGCCAAAGAAGGTTGTAGACGAAGAAACCTACAAGCTGATTGAGCCTGTTGTTCAGGGTAAGAAGGACTTTGATGAAGAAGACATCATTGCCCGGATGATGATCCCGTTGTGCCTGGAAACCGTTCGCTGCCTGGAAGATGGCATCGTTGAGGATCCGGCCGATGCGGATATGGGGCTGATCTTCGGTATCGGCTTCCCGCCGTTCCGTGGTGGCGCCCTGCGCTATATCGACGACATGGGTGTAGATCAGTTCGTCGAGCTGGCAGACAAGTATGCAGACCTTGGTCCTCTTTATCATCCGACCGAGAAGCTGCGTGAAATGGCCAAGACTGGCAAGAAGTTCTTTGGCTAA